In Primulina eburnea isolate SZY01 chromosome 14, ASM2296580v1, whole genome shotgun sequence, the following proteins share a genomic window:
- the LOC140811521 gene encoding early nodulin-like protein 21 translates to MASTASRSAFLMFSIILLTASVSHLVLSFEFEVGEEGGWKIPTGKEPETYNDWAAQNRFQIGDTLHFKYQNDSVLVVSSADYLNCNTANPISKFEDGSSVFQFDRSGFFYFISGQTGHCKSGQRLIIRVMHPSEIGTPSPAPAPTDGADGGGSDNSDWGSPAGVNSGIKLGVVSFYTIGLCGLLCLFM, encoded by the exons ATGGCTTCTACAGCTTCAAGATCAGCTTTTCTTATGTTTTCCATCATCCTTTTGACAGCCTCCGTCTCGCATTTGGTTTTGAGTTTCGAGTTCGAAGTTGGAGAAGAGGGAGGGTGGAAAATACCGACCGGAAAAGAGCCCGAGACGTATAATGACTGGGCTGCTCAAAACAGATTCCAGATTGGTGATACACTTC ATTTCAAGTACCAGAATGACTCGGTGCTGGTGGTGAGCTCTGCTGATTACTTGAACTGCAACACGGCAAATCCCATCTCCAAATTCGAAGACGGAAGCTCGGTTTTCCAGTTCGATCGATCGGGTTTCTTCTATTTCATAAGTGGGCAGACGGGCCACTGTAAATCAGGCCAAAGGCTTATCATTCGAGTGATGCATCCTTCCGAGATTGGAACTCCGTCCCCTGCACCGGCCCCGACCGATGGTGCAGATGGAGGGGGTTCGGATAATTCGGATTGGGGGTCTCCCGCTGGAGTGAATTCTGGGATCAAACTTGGTGTTGTTTCCTTCTACACGATCGGATTATGTGGTTTACTTTGTTTATTTATGTAG
- the LOC140811520 gene encoding transmembrane emp24 domain-containing protein p24beta2-like, with protein MRHPTAAVLAIILVNFGCAMGIRFTLDREECLSHKVEYGDTVHFSFVVIKSRGSWRYSDDGVDLVVKGPNGEQVHDIRDKTSDKHEFVAYNKGVYRFCFANKSPYHENIDFDVHAGHFLYHDEHAKDEHFKPLFDHIGKLEGALNNVQFEQHWLQAQNYRQAIVNEEMGRGAVHKAIFESAVLVGASILQVYIMRRLFEKKARYI; from the exons ATGAGGCACCCGACGGCGGCGGTTCTGGCGATTATTCTGGTGAATTTCGGCTGCGCAATGGGGATAAGATTTACGCTGGACAGAGAGGAATGCTTATCTCATAAGGTGGAGTATGGGGACACGGTGCACTTTTCGTTTGTGGTGATTAAATCGCGCGGCTCTTGGCGTTACAGCGACGATGGCGTTGATCTTGTG GTGAAGGGGCCAAATGGTGAACAAGTCCATGATATTCGAGACAAGACGAGTGACAAGCACGAGTTTGTGGCTTATAATAAAGGAGTTTATCGCTTTTGTTTCGCGAACAAGTCTCCATATCATGAAAACATAGACTTCGACGTGCACGCTGGCCATTTCTTGTACCATGATGAGCATGCTAAAGATG AACATTTCAAGCCTCTATTTGATCATATTGGGAAGTTGGAGGGAGCCTTGAACAATGTTCAGTTTGAGCAGCATTGGTTGCAGGCACAGAACTATCGTCAGGCAATTG TGAATGAGGAAATGGGGAGAGGAGCAGTTCACAAAGCTATATTTGAATCGGCAGTTTTGGTTGGAGCTAGCATTTTGCAAGTCTACATTATGCGCCGTTTGTTCGAAAAAAAAGCTCGGTATATCTAG
- the LOC140811942 gene encoding LOW QUALITY PROTEIN: cellulose synthase-like protein E6 (The sequence of the model RefSeq protein was modified relative to this genomic sequence to represent the inferred CDS: deleted 1 base in 1 codon): protein MLGLGCSSLRFSSVCTGLSPRLDDGMLFIGDPLRGSYLKALATRLPGIDIFVCTADPILEPPSLVINTVLSLISCNHPAEKLSVYLSDDGGSELTFYALLEVSKFSKYWIPFCKKYNVEPRAPEVYFAQKIDANESSLKQEWTSIKELYVGMRNRIESAAVKGSIPKEVKDQHKGFSEWDNKVTKQDHQSIVQILIDGWNPNSVDIEGNRLPTLVYLSREKKSGWAHNFKAGSMNSLIRVSSEISNAPIILNVDCDMYANDPDALKDALCFFLDEKQGKSICYVQHPQRYSNNTKNNIYANVVHVTNQFELSGLDGFGGALYIGTGCFHRRDSLAGKKYSEDHKIEWNTANDNTNGRTVEDLEEASKVLANCSYEKGTLWGKEMGLVYGCPVEDIVTGLTIQCRGWKPVYYNPSKSAFLGVAPITLDAALVQHKRWAEGMFQIFLSKYCPFVYGQGKISLGAQMGYCIYLLWAPVSLPTLGYVIIPALCLLHEVPLFPEVSSFWFVPFTYVSIAYTIYNLFEDLMCGDTLKGWWNYQRMWLIRRTTSYFFAFFDTISRQLGLSEMSFVVTTKVVDDDVQKRYEQGTMEFGSSSIMFVIVSTLALLNLFSFGWGIMSVVLDSGKLEEFVLQITISGLLAVLNLPVYEALFLRSDKGKIPSSVLFKSIVVASAACLIPVY from the exons ATGCTTGGATTGGGATGTTCTTCTCTGAGGTTTTCTTCGGTTTGTACTGGATTATCACCCAGGCTGGACGATGGCATGTTGTTTATCGGAGACCCTTTAAGGGGAAGCTATCTGAAAG CTTTGGCGACAAGATTGCCGGGGATCGATATATTTGTGTGCACAGCTGATCCTATATTGGAACCACCGTCATTGGTGATCAACACGGTTCTTTCACTCATTTCGTGCAACCATCCAGCCGAAAAACTAAGCGTTTACCTGTCGGATGACGGTGGATCGGAGTTAACATTCTATGCTCTACTAGAGGTCTCTAAGTTTTCCAAGTACTGGATACCTTTCTGCAAGAAATACAACGTGGAGCCAAGGGCCCCTGAAGTCTATTTTGCTCAGAAGATCGACGCAAATGAGTCAAGCTTAAAGCAAGAATGGACTAGCATTAAG GAACTGTACGTAGGTATGAGAAACCGAATCGAGTCAGCTGCGGTAAAGGGTTCCATTCCCAAAGAAGTTAAGGATCAACACAAAGGGTTCTCAGAATGGGACAATAAGGTCACAAAACAGGATCATCAATCTATTGTGCAG attttgatagaTGGATGGAACCCCAACTCAGTTGATATTGAAGGAAACAGATTGCCGACATTGGTGTACTTGTCGAGGGAAAAGAAATCTGGATGGGCTCATAACTTCAAGGCTGGATCGATGAATTCATTG ATTAGAGTGTCATCAGAAATCAGCAATGCACCAATCATTCTCAATGTTGACTGCGATATGTATGCGAATGATCCGGATGCTTTAAAAGATGCATTATGCTTCTTTTTAGATGAAAAACAAGGAAAATCGATATGCTATGTTCAGCATCCTCAACGCTACAGCAAcaacaccaaaaataatatatatgcaAATGTTGTCCATGTAACTAATCAA TTCGAGCTTTCGGGTTTAGATGGTTTCGGTGGGGCTCTGTATATTGGTACAGGATGCTTCCATAGAAGGGACAGCCTAGCTGGAAAGAAATATTCCGAGGATCATAAAATTGAATGGAACACTGCCAATGACAACACTAACGGTAGAAcagttgaagatttggaggaaGCATCAAAAGTTTTAGCAAACTGTAGCTATGAGAAAGGCACACTGTGGGGGAAAGAG ATGGGTTTGGTGTATGGATGTCCAGTTGAGGACATAGTGACGGGCCTAACAATCCAATGCAGGGGATGGAAACCTGTGTATTACAATCCAAGCAAGAGTGCCTTTTTGGGCGTTGCTCCAATAACCTTGGATGCAGCTCTTGTTCAGCACAAGAGATGGGCTGAAGGCATGTTTCAGATTTTCTTATCCAAGTATTGTCCCTTTGTTTATGGCCAG GGCAAAATATCGTTAGGTGCTCAAATGGGATACTGTATTTACCTTCTCTGGGCGCCTGTTTCATTGCCCACTTTGGGTTATGTGATCATTCCTGCTCTTTGCTTGCTTCATGAAGTGCCCTTGTTCCCTGAG GTGTCAAGCTTTTGGTTTGTCCCTTTTACTTATGTTTCAATTGCTTACACGATCTACAACTTATTTGAAGACCTAATGTGCGGTGACACACTGAAGGGCTGGTGGAATTATCAAAGAATGTGGCTCATAAGGCGTACAACTTCATATTTCTTCGCCTTTTTTGACACAATTTCCAGGCAGTTAGGACTCTCCGAGATGTCATTCGTTGTCACTACTAAGGTCGTCGATGATGACGTGCAGAAGAGGTACGAGCAAGGAACCATGGAATTTGGAAGCTCATCCATCATGTTTGTCATTGTTTCGACGCTTGCATTGTTAAACCTTTTCAGCTTTGGATGGGGTATAATGAGTGTCGTTTTAGACTCGGGGAAGTTGGAAGAGTTTGTGCTGCAGATTACTATTAGTGGATTGTTGGCTGTGTTGAATCTACCAGTGTATGAAGCACTGTTCCTGAGAAGTGATAAGGGGAAAATCCCATCTTCAGTTTTGTTTAAATCCATTGTTGTGGCATCTGCTGCTTGCCTGATTCCAGTGTATTAA
- the LOC140811511 gene encoding WEB family protein At5g55860-like, translating into MVAKDYQKTKGPAKAEVGEIDTSAPFQSVKDAVSLFGEGAFSGEKLAIKKAKPQYTERVLAKETQLHLVDKELNRLRDQLKNAETAKVYALAELEKAKSTVSDLTQKLKTINESKDSAFKDAEVSKHQAKQFAETNNGSSKITDESSNIDLETSRVQYMAMVTKLDAAKQELIETRQNYDASVKDRDIASKRAAEANNSARENVGKVDELSKEIATVQDSIQQVKFAIAQTKEEETNNCDDKEKQKQLHKAKHDKTVNKLLALQKDVDPELVKNLETQLSETLSETEALKKDVEGRRDADLDSVKAVTSELDGAKESLHKVVEEENTLRNLVETLKSELDEIKKEHSELKERETETEFIAGNLHVKLRKAKFELEEALLEEAKVRGASEEMIDTIRQLAVDRENAKLEVEDMKQQAKELKGVAEAARIELEEAKKKLRVALHEAEESKEAEARALDQIKILSEKNAARVSTSEPGAQIRISRGEFESLSRKVEDSEKLTGMKVAAAMAQVEAVKANENEALKRLEATQKEIEDMKAATQEALKKAEMAEAAKKAVEGELRRWREREQKKAAEAASRILAETDKPLVSPPPVYQSQKQKPQETAIQPRKLEKAKTSVAKKVLMPSLSVMFQKKKTQVEGGSPSYLPGEKPVW; encoded by the exons ATGGTGGCAAAAGATTATCAGAAAACCAAAGGTCCAGCTAAAGCTGAGGTGGGAGAAATTGACACAAGTGCACCGTTTCAATCTGTCAAAGATGCTGTCAGTTTATTTGGCGAAGGTGCTTTTTCAGGGGAAAAGCTAGCCATAAAGAAGGCAAAACCACAATATACGGAA AGAGTTCTGGCAAAAGAGACTCAGCTTCACTTGGTTGATAAAGAGCTTAATAGGTTGAGAGATCAATTAAAAAATGCTGAGACGGCAAAAGTTTATGCTCTTGCAGAGCTTGAAAAAGCTAAATCGACTGTTTCAGATCTTACCCAGAAACTGAAAACTATCAATGAATCTAAGGATTCAGCATTCAAGGATGCAGAAGTCTCTAAGCATCAAGCAAAGCAATTTGCAGAAACCAACAATGGCAGTTCTAAAATAACTGATGAGTCTTCAAATATAGATCTTGAAACTTCTAGAGTTCAGTATATGGCTATGGTCACCAAACTTGATGCGGCAAAGCAGGAATTGATAGAAACACGGCAAAATTACGATGCATCTGTGAAAGATAGAGACATTGCCAGCAAGCGAGCTGCTGAGGCAAATAATTCTGCCCGAGAAAATGTGGGAAAAGTTGACGAGTTATCCAAGGAAATAGCTACTGTCCAAGACTCGATTCAGCAAGTGAAGTTTGCTATAGCTCAAACGAAGGAGGAAGAAACAAATAATTGCGATGACAAGGAAAAACAGAAACAGTTACACAAAGCAAAACACGACAAAACAGTAAACAAATTGCTTGCTCTGCAAAAAGATGTAGATCCGGAACTTGTTAAAAATCTGGAGACTCAATTGAGTGAAACCTTGTCGGAAACAGAAGCTTTAAAAAAGGATGTGGAGGGTAGAAGAGATGCAGATCTTGATTCTGTGAAGGCTGTTACTTCAGAGTTGGATGGTGCTAAAGAATCGCTGCATAAAGTGGTGGAAGAGGAGAATACTTTGAGAAATCTAGTGGAGACCCTTAAATCAGAACTGGATGAAATTAAAAAGGAGCACTCTGAATTGAAAGAGAGAGAAACAGAAACAGAATTCATCGCAGGTAATCTGCATGTGAAGCTCCGAAAAGCAAAGTTTGAGCTTGAAGAAGCACTTTTGGAAGAAGCAAAAGTTAGGGGTGCTTCTGAGGAAATGATCGACACAATTCGGCAGCTTGCTGTGGACAGAGAAAATGCGAAACTTGAAGTTGAAGACATGAAACAGCAAGCAAAGGAGCTTAAGGGAGTAGCAGAAGCAGCCAGAATTGAACTCGAAGAAGCAAAAAAGAAACTGAGAGTTGCTTTGCATGAAGCAGAAGAATCAAAGGAAGCTGAAGCTAGAGCCCTTGATCAGATCAAGATTTTGTCTGAGAAAAATGCAGCCCGTGTCTCAACTTCAGAGCCCGGTGCTCAGATTAGAATATCAAGAGGCGAGTTCGAGTCACTGAGCCGTAAGGTCGAGGACTCTGAAAAACTAACAGGTATGAAAGTTGCAGCAGCGATGGCTCAGGTGGAAGCAGTCAAAGCCAATGAAAACGAGGCCCTAAAGAGACTCGAGGCTACACAGAAGGAAATCGAGGACATGAAAGCTGCAACTCAGGAGGCTTTGAAGAAAGCAGAGATGGCCGAGGCTGCCAAGAAGGCAGTTGAGGGAGAACTCAGAAGATGGCGTGAAAGGGAGCAGAAGAAGGCAGCAGAGGCAGCATCTCGAATTCTCGCTGAAACGGACAAGCCCTTGGTATCGCCTCCTCCTGTGTACCAAAGCCAGAAGCAGAAGCCACAAGAGACAGCCATACAACCTCGAAAGCTAGAGAAAGCAAAAACATCCGTGGCCAAGAAAGTGCTAATGCCTAGCCTTAGTGTAATGTTTCAAAAGAAGAAAACCCAAGTCGAGGGCGGTTCTCCTTCTTATTTGCCTGGTGAGAAACCGGTTTGGTGA
- the LOC140811512 gene encoding uncharacterized protein isoform X2 gives MSNPLMASNRDDPLLLLSAHHHSASSSSPAAVSDPDSYLLDASQIGSASGSFQNDGFLGWGYDAGFVNEAEYGFSRPDFRQGALVGTVELYERHVFLCYKNPQVWPPRIEAAEFDRLPRLLAAALAARKTEMKRQTRLTICEGRDGTETSNGDVLIFPDMIRYRRLTHFDVDTFVEEVLVKECEWLPGSPEALRGCYIFVCCHGSRDRRCGVCGPSVINKFKDEIELRGLQGKVTVGPCSHIGGHKYAGNVIIFGPNIKKEVTGHWYGYVMPEDVPVLLEQHIGKGEIVDCLWRGQMGLSEDDQKKSQELRFQINGEIFNAKASMCASQADGTVCCQENDGFPCCQNLESQGKVESAKVVENVTNEKKSPRKRQISQNNSSGNGTGPRKVCSMPTWFETWEREDAYAALAVVGAALSVAFAYSCYKQLS, from the exons ATGTCAAACCCCCTAATGGCCAGCAATCGCGACGATCCTCTTCTATTGCTGAGTGCGCACCACCATTCCGCCTCGTCTTCCTCGCCGGCAGCTGTCTCCGACCCCGATAGTTACCTTCTCGACGCCTCCCAAATCGGTAGCGCCTCCGGCAGCTTCCAGAATGATGGATTCCTCGGCTGGGGATACGACGCTGGATTTGTCAACGAAGCCGAGTATGGCTTCTCGCGCCCCGATTTCAGGCAGGGTGCACTTGTGGGAACTGTGGAGCTGTACGAGCGCCACGTCTTCTTGTGCTACAAGAACCCTCAGGTGTGGCCGCCTCGTATTGAAGCGGCTGAGTTCGACCGGCTGCCCAGGCTTCTTGCTGCCGCTCTAGCTGCGAGGAAGACAGAAATGAAACGACAG ACCCGTTTAACTATATGTGAGGGACGTGATGGTACTGAGACATCAAACGGCGATGTGCTAATCTTTCCAGACATGATTAGATACAG GAGATTAACACATTTTGATGTTGATACGTTTGTTGAGGAGGTGCTCGTGAAGGAGTGTGAATGGTTGCCTGGAAGCCCAGAAGCTTTGAGGGGTTGTTATATTTTTGTATGCTGTCATGGCTCAAGGGATCGACGATGTGGTGTTTGTGGACCTTCtgttattaataaatttaaggaTGAGATAGAATTGCGTGGTTTACAGGGTAAAGTGACTGTTGGGCCATGTTCGCACATTGGAGGGCATAAGTATGCGGGTAATGTGATCATTTTTGGACCAAACATAAAAAAAGAAGTCACTGGCCACTG GTACGGATATGTAATGCCTGAAGATGTACCTGTTTTGCTTGAACAGCATATTGGGAAAGGAGAAATTGTCGATTGCCTATGGAG GGGACAAATGGGATTATCAGAAGATGACCAGAAAAAGTCACAGGAACTAAGGTTTCAGATCAACGGTGAAATATT CAATGCAAAAGCAAGCATGTGCGCATCTCAAGCAGATGGCACGGTATGTTGTCAAGAGAATGATGGCTTCCCTTGCTGTCAGAACCTTGAATCACAAGGAAAGGTGGAGTCTGCCAAGGTTGTTGAAAATGTTACTAACGAAAAGAAAAGTCCTCGTAAGCGACAAATTTCTCAAAATAATAGTAGTGGAAATGGAACTGGTCCTCGTAAAGTGTGCTCAATGCCTACGTGGTTTGAAACCTGGGAGCGTGAAGATGCATATGCTGCACTTGCTGTTGTCGGTGCTGCTCTATCAGTTGCATTTGCCTATAGCTGCTACAAACAGCTGAGCTGA
- the LOC140811512 gene encoding uncharacterized protein isoform X1, whose protein sequence is MSNPLMASNRDDPLLLLSAHHHSASSSSPAAVSDPDSYLLDASQIGSASGSFQNDGFLGWGYDAGFVNEAEYGFSRPDFRQGALVGTVELYERHVFLCYKNPQVWPPRIEAAEFDRLPRLLAAALAARKTEMKRQTRLTICEGRDGTETSNGDVLIFPDMIRYRRLTHFDVDTFVEEVLVKECEWLPGSPEALRGCYIFVCCHGSRDRRCGVCGPSVINKFKDEIELRGLQGKVTVGPCSHIGGHKYAGNVIIFGPNIKKEVTGHWYGYVMPEDVPVLLEQHIGKGEIVDCLWRGQMGLSEDDQKKSQELRFQINGEIFTDRSTNETSGINNAKASMCASQADGTVCCQENDGFPCCQNLESQGKVESAKVVENVTNEKKSPRKRQISQNNSSGNGTGPRKVCSMPTWFETWEREDAYAALAVVGAALSVAFAYSCYKQLS, encoded by the exons ATGTCAAACCCCCTAATGGCCAGCAATCGCGACGATCCTCTTCTATTGCTGAGTGCGCACCACCATTCCGCCTCGTCTTCCTCGCCGGCAGCTGTCTCCGACCCCGATAGTTACCTTCTCGACGCCTCCCAAATCGGTAGCGCCTCCGGCAGCTTCCAGAATGATGGATTCCTCGGCTGGGGATACGACGCTGGATTTGTCAACGAAGCCGAGTATGGCTTCTCGCGCCCCGATTTCAGGCAGGGTGCACTTGTGGGAACTGTGGAGCTGTACGAGCGCCACGTCTTCTTGTGCTACAAGAACCCTCAGGTGTGGCCGCCTCGTATTGAAGCGGCTGAGTTCGACCGGCTGCCCAGGCTTCTTGCTGCCGCTCTAGCTGCGAGGAAGACAGAAATGAAACGACAG ACCCGTTTAACTATATGTGAGGGACGTGATGGTACTGAGACATCAAACGGCGATGTGCTAATCTTTCCAGACATGATTAGATACAG GAGATTAACACATTTTGATGTTGATACGTTTGTTGAGGAGGTGCTCGTGAAGGAGTGTGAATGGTTGCCTGGAAGCCCAGAAGCTTTGAGGGGTTGTTATATTTTTGTATGCTGTCATGGCTCAAGGGATCGACGATGTGGTGTTTGTGGACCTTCtgttattaataaatttaaggaTGAGATAGAATTGCGTGGTTTACAGGGTAAAGTGACTGTTGGGCCATGTTCGCACATTGGAGGGCATAAGTATGCGGGTAATGTGATCATTTTTGGACCAAACATAAAAAAAGAAGTCACTGGCCACTG GTACGGATATGTAATGCCTGAAGATGTACCTGTTTTGCTTGAACAGCATATTGGGAAAGGAGAAATTGTCGATTGCCTATGGAG GGGACAAATGGGATTATCAGAAGATGACCAGAAAAAGTCACAGGAACTAAGGTTTCAGATCAACGGTGAAATATTTACGGATAGGAGCACAAATGAGACTTCAGGAATAAACAATGCAAAAGCAAGCATGTGCGCATCTCAAGCAGATGGCACGGTATGTTGTCAAGAGAATGATGGCTTCCCTTGCTGTCAGAACCTTGAATCACAAGGAAAGGTGGAGTCTGCCAAGGTTGTTGAAAATGTTACTAACGAAAAGAAAAGTCCTCGTAAGCGACAAATTTCTCAAAATAATAGTAGTGGAAATGGAACTGGTCCTCGTAAAGTGTGCTCAATGCCTACGTGGTTTGAAACCTGGGAGCGTGAAGATGCATATGCTGCACTTGCTGTTGTCGGTGCTGCTCTATCAGTTGCATTTGCCTATAGCTGCTACAAACAGCTGAGCTGA
- the LOC140811513 gene encoding SEC14 cytosolic factor-like, with protein MKESTMMFITEDMIKQFQILVEKLDEPLKKTFQSMHLGYQRETLVRFLMARDGNVLIAQKMLNDCLNWRIQNEIDCTLRKPIVPSDMYRAIRNSQLVGMPGYTKEGLPVIAVGVGLSTYDKAPIHYYVQSHIQMNEYRDRVILPSATKKFGRYIGTCIKILDMTGLKLAALNQIKLLSAISTIDDLNYPEKTDTYYIVNAPYIFTACWKVVKPLLHERTRKKVQILSGSGRDELLKIMDYESLPHFCRGEGSGSSKHARNGMVSDCFSLDHPFHQQLYNYVREQAKLVELVTPVRHGSFHVDFPEPDPVDVKIAQTIKSEFQRLGKQNAVAHSLQELKISGE; from the exons ATGAAGGAAAGCACAATGATGTTCATAACGGAAGATATGATCAAACAGTTTCAAATCTTGGTGGAAAAAC TCGATGAGCCACTGAAGAAAACTTTCCAG AGTATGCATCTAGGGTATCAAAGGGAGACTTTGGTGAGGTTTCTCATGGCAAGGGATGGAAATGTACTGATTGCGCAGAAAATG CTTAATGACTGTCTAAACTGGAGGATACAAAATGAAATTGACTGCACATTGAGG AAACCAATTGTCCCTAGTGACATGTATAGAGCAATAAGGAATTCTCAGCTCGTGGGAATGCCTGGATACACGAAAGAG GGTCTTCCAGTCATCGCCGTTGGTGTTGGTCTCAGCACGTATGACAAAGCACCC ATTCATTATTATGTTCAATCACATATCCAAATGAATGAATACAGAGATCGTGTCATACTG CCTTCtgcaacaaaaaaatttggACGGTATATTGGCACATGTATAAAGATTTTGGACATGACCGGTTTAAAGCTCGCTGCCTTGAATCAAATTAAG TTACTGTCTGCGATATCAACTATTGACGACCTAAACTATCCAGAGAAGACAGACACTTATTACATAGTCAATGCCCCATACATATTTACAGCTTGTTGGAAG GTTGTTAAACCTCTTCTGCATGAGAGAACTAGGAAGAAAGTGCAGATTCTTTCAGGATCCGGAAGGGACGAACTGTTAAAG ATTATGGATTATGAGTCTCTCCCACATTTTTGCCGAGGGGAAGGCTCAGGGTCATCCAAACATGCCAGAAACGGAATGGTTAGTGACTGTTTTTCACTGGACCATCCGTTTCATCAGCAGCTATACAACTATGTTAGAGAACAAGCCAAACTGGTGGAGTTGGTCACTCCAGTCAGACACGGTTCATTCCATGTGGACTTTCCTGAGCCTGATCCAGTAGACGTCAAGATTGCTCAAACCATTAAAAGTGAATTTCAAAGACTTGGGAAGCAAAATGCGGTTGCACACTCATTGCAAGAGCTTAAAATTTCTGGGGAGTGA
- the LOC140811874 gene encoding serine/threonine-protein kinase D6PKL2-like, giving the protein MASGSCTKDSSVKHSKTNGVQVIEGNPRKACPIPNPKVGKLDPSAKEVPRTVKNSASKELTTETLLETKSVSSLVGEVDSNLHLGSSKQVQTLNHDKKTSDDAGNIKNLAASTKVSDGEHGVTKANGGAKNIDRNDFVESGKSSLCRGSTSTDISDESSCSSFSSSVNKPHKANDLRWEAIQAVRTKDGVLDLRHFRLLKKLGCGDIGSVYLSELCGTKCYFAMKVMDKASLASRKKLLRAQTEREILQSLDHPFLPTLYSHFETEKFSCLVMEFCPGGDLHTLRQRQPGKHFSEQAVKFYVAEILLSLEYLHMLGIVYRDLKPENVLVRDDGHIMLSDFDLSLRCSVSPTLIKSSSLEAEPLRKDPVYCVQPACIEPSCIQPSCIVPTTCFGPRLFSSKSKKERKPKIETGNQVSPLPELIAEPTDARSMSFVGTHEYLAPEIIKGEGHGSAVDWWTFGIFLYELLFGKTPFKGSGNRATLFNVVGQPLRFPESPVVSFAVRDLIRGLLVKEPQHRLGYKRGATEVKQHPFFEGVNWALIRCASPPDVPRPFEIEKIAGPPAPTGVKVAPPAISSQQSTHNYLEFDFF; this is encoded by the exons ATGGCTTCTGGTTCTTGCACCAAGGATTCCTCAGTAAAGCATAGCAAAACTAATGGAGTGCAAGTCATTGAAGGAAATCCTCGGAAGGCTTGTCCCATCCCAAATCCCAAAGTAGGAAAATTAGACCCCTCTGCAAAAGAAGTGCCTAGAACTGTAAAAAATTCTGCCTCAAAGGAACTTACCACTGAAACTTTATTGGAAACAAAGTCTGTTAGTTCCTTAGTCGGTGAAGTGGATTCAAACTTACATTTGGGTAGCTCAAAACAAGTGCAAACACTCAACCACGACAAGAAAACATCCGATGATGCTGGAAATATAAAGAATCTTGCCGCGTCTACAAAAGTTTCGGATGGAGAGCATGGTGTTACAAAAGCTAATGGCGGTGCTAAGAATATTGATCGTAACGATTTTGTCGAGAGTGGCAAGAGCAGTCTGTGCAGGGGTAGCACAAGCACAGACATAAGTGATGAAAGTTCTTGCAGCAGCTTCAGTAGCAGTGTTAACAAACCACACAAGGCAAATGACCTAAGGTGGGAAGCAATACAGGCTGTTCGTACAAAGGATGGGGTATTGGATCTGAGGCACTTCAGACTACTAAAGAAATTGGGCTGTGGCGACATTGGAAGTGTCTATCTATCTGAGTTATGTGGTACTAAGTGTTACTTTGCAATGAAGGTAATGGATAAAGCGTCACTTGCTAGTCGGAAGAAACTGTTGCGTGCCCAGACAGAAAGAGAAATATTGCAGTCTCTAGATCATCCTTTTCTCCCAACCCTATACTCGCATTTTGAAACagaaaaattttcatgtttAGTGATGGAGTTCTGTCCTGGTGGTGATTTGCATACGCTACGACAGAGGCAACCTGGAAAGCATTTTTCTGAACAAGCTGTTAA GTTTTATGTAGCAGAGATCCTTCTGTCCTTGGAATATCTCCATATGCTCGGCATTGTCTACCGTGACCTAAAACCAGAAAACGTGCTCGTGAGGGATGATGGGCATATAATGTTATCAGATTTCGATCTCTCTCTTCGCTGTTCTGTCAGCCCAACTTTGATCAAGTCCTCGTCGCTTGAAGCGGAGCCCCTACGTAAAGACCCTGTTTACTGTGTCCAACCAGCTTGCATCGAGCCATCTTGTATCCAGCCATCATGTATAGTCCCGACTACATGTTTTGGTCCTCGTTTATTTTCGAGCAAATCAAAGAAAGAAAGGAAGCCCAAAATTGAAACTGGCAACCAAGTAAGCCCTTTACCGGAGCTCATTGCCGAACCAACAGACGCACGCTCAATGTCCTTTGTGGGCACCCACGAGTACTTGGCACCTGAAATCATTAAAGGTGAAGGGCATGGCAGTGCTGTCGACTGGTGGACATTTGGgatttttttatatgaattaTTGTTCGGTAAGACCCCTTTTAAGGGATCAGGTAACCGAGCCACCCTTTTCAACGTAGTAGGCCAGCCCTTGCGTTTCCCAGAATCGCCAGTAGTTAGTTTTGCGGTAAGAGATCTTATAAGAGGATTACTAGTGAAAGAGCCACAGCATAGATTGGGGTACAAACGTGGAGCAACAGAAGTGAAGCAGCATCCCTTCTTTGAAGGTGTGAATTGGGCTCTAATTCGCTGCGCAAGTCCCCCAGACGTCCCTAGACCGTTCGAGATCGAGAAAATTGCTGGCCCTCCAGCACCAACTGGTGTAAAAGTTGCCCCTCCAGCCATCTCTTCTCAGCAGAGTACTCATAACTATTTGGAATTTGATTTCTTTTAG